A single genomic interval of Streptomyces sp. NBC_00663 harbors:
- a CDS encoding GNAT family N-acetyltransferase: METLRHVLDAAARGVFPPADGRTTVVPQASPRDAGVLAFTAHSVVFTDEDPDWVYATLRGLDCDPLAASMNPRFLAAFLARTGRTAETIDTMLVGPPLPGEPPLALREIEDAGHPRIVYARGRRDDVRAWTADGGVLVMGRGIGGRLEVSVEVDEDVRHRGLGRRLVTAARQLVAEPLWAQVAPGNARSARAFQAAGYRPVGAELLLLSATPRNAGCSDSRS; encoded by the coding sequence GTGGAGACTCTTCGGCACGTTCTCGACGCGGCGGCCCGCGGTGTCTTCCCGCCGGCGGACGGCCGTACGACGGTCGTACCGCAGGCGTCACCCCGGGACGCCGGGGTCCTCGCCTTCACCGCGCACTCCGTCGTCTTCACCGACGAGGACCCGGACTGGGTGTACGCGACGCTGCGCGGCCTCGACTGCGACCCTCTCGCCGCGAGCATGAACCCACGCTTCCTGGCGGCCTTCCTGGCGCGGACGGGGCGTACGGCCGAGACCATCGACACGATGCTGGTCGGCCCGCCCCTGCCCGGCGAGCCGCCGCTCGCGCTGCGGGAGATCGAGGACGCCGGTCATCCGCGGATCGTCTACGCCCGCGGGCGCCGCGACGACGTGCGGGCCTGGACGGCGGACGGCGGGGTGCTGGTCATGGGACGCGGGATCGGTGGACGCCTGGAGGTCTCGGTCGAGGTCGACGAGGACGTACGGCACCGGGGGCTGGGGCGGCGGCTGGTGACCGCCGCCCGGCAGCTCGTCGCCGAGCCGCTGTGGGCGCAGGTCGCGCCGGGGAACGCCCGCAGCGCGCGGGCGTTCCAGGCGGCCGGTTACCGGCCGGTGGGGGCGGAGTTGCTGCTGCTCAGTGCCACGCCTCGTAATGCGGGTTGCTCTGACAGCCGCTCATGA
- a CDS encoding ADP-ribosyltransferase translates to MITTRLRRRVAAAALSLAAVFATTAATVPSKAPATPDCKVQYDDPVKAAADRTVDVSRITPEPVWRKSCGTLYRSDGRGPEIVFAEGFKPRDVVDGQYDIEKYVLVNQPSPYVSTTYDHDLYKTWWKSGYNYYIDAPGGVDVNKTIGDTHKWADQVEVAFPGGIARKYIIGVCPVNKTTKVEIMSGCQSNPHYEAWH, encoded by the coding sequence ATGATCACCACTCGCCTGCGGCGGCGTGTCGCTGCCGCCGCTCTGTCCCTCGCCGCCGTCTTCGCCACCACGGCGGCCACCGTCCCCTCGAAGGCCCCTGCGACCCCCGACTGCAAGGTCCAGTACGACGACCCCGTCAAGGCCGCCGCCGACCGCACCGTCGACGTCAGCCGCATCACCCCCGAGCCGGTCTGGCGCAAGAGCTGCGGCACCCTCTACCGCAGCGACGGCCGCGGCCCGGAGATCGTCTTCGCGGAGGGCTTCAAGCCCAGGGACGTCGTCGACGGCCAGTACGACATCGAGAAGTACGTCCTGGTCAACCAGCCCTCCCCGTACGTCTCCACGACCTACGACCACGACCTGTACAAGACGTGGTGGAAGTCCGGCTACAACTACTACATCGACGCCCCGGGCGGCGTGGACGTCAACAAGACCATCGGCGACACCCACAAATGGGCCGACCAGGTCGAGGTGGCCTTCCCCGGTGGCATCGCCCGGAAGTACATCATCGGTGTCTGTCCGGTGAACAAGACCACCAAGGTCGAGATCATGAGCGGCTGTCAGAGCAACCCGCATTACGAGGCGTGGCACTGA
- a CDS encoding YncE family protein: protein MHRLVKQTLAAGAVLAALAACGTETHDHAAPEHTPTRAAVPAPPKKKPVQGLPGMPPVLDPQDVYAADRPGKLSPVVKDFPSRVYVPNTESDTVSVIDPKTYRIIETIRVGRQPQHVVPSWDMKTLWVNNNRGHTLTPIDPRTGKAGKPVEVHDPYNLYFTPNGKYAVVMASLDRELVFRDPHTMERKKTVPVTCYGVNHADFSLDGRYFIVSCEFSGELLKVDTEKMKVVGQQKLPFDGAMPQDVKISPDGKRFYVADMMADGMWVLDGDKFDKPKLIPTGKGTHGLYVSRDSREMYVSNRGEGTISVWDFAKDKVTKKWHLPQGGSPDMGGVSADGKVLWLSGRYDAEVYAIDTRTGTQLARVKVGSGPHGLAVYPQPGRYSLGHTGIFR from the coding sequence ATGCACCGCCTTGTGAAGCAGACCCTGGCCGCGGGGGCCGTCCTCGCCGCCCTCGCCGCCTGCGGCACCGAGACCCATGACCATGCCGCGCCCGAGCACACCCCGACCCGGGCGGCCGTCCCCGCGCCGCCGAAGAAGAAGCCCGTCCAGGGCCTGCCCGGCATGCCGCCGGTCCTCGATCCGCAGGACGTGTACGCCGCCGACCGCCCGGGCAAGCTCTCCCCGGTGGTCAAGGACTTCCCGTCGCGGGTGTACGTCCCCAACACCGAGTCCGACACGGTCTCCGTCATCGACCCGAAGACGTACAGGATCATCGAGACGATCCGTGTCGGCCGTCAGCCCCAACACGTCGTCCCCTCCTGGGACATGAAGACGCTGTGGGTCAACAACAACCGTGGCCACACCCTCACCCCCATCGACCCGAGGACCGGGAAGGCGGGCAAGCCGGTCGAGGTGCACGACCCGTACAACCTCTACTTCACGCCCAACGGCAAGTACGCCGTCGTCATGGCCTCCCTCGACCGCGAGCTCGTCTTCCGCGACCCGCACACCATGGAGCGCAAGAAGACCGTCCCGGTCACCTGTTACGGCGTCAACCACGCCGACTTCTCGCTCGACGGCCGGTACTTCATCGTGTCCTGCGAGTTCAGCGGCGAGCTGCTCAAGGTCGACACCGAGAAGATGAAGGTCGTCGGACAGCAGAAACTCCCCTTCGACGGGGCCATGCCGCAGGACGTGAAGATCTCGCCCGACGGCAAGCGCTTCTACGTCGCCGACATGATGGCCGACGGCATGTGGGTCCTGGACGGCGACAAGTTCGACAAGCCGAAGCTCATCCCCACCGGCAAGGGCACCCACGGTCTCTACGTCAGCCGCGACTCACGCGAGATGTACGTCTCCAACCGGGGCGAGGGCACCATCTCCGTCTGGGACTTCGCCAAGGACAAGGTGACGAAGAAGTGGCATCTGCCCCAGGGAGGCAGCCCCGACATGGGCGGCGTCTCGGCCGACGGCAAGGTGTTGTGGCTGTCGGGGCGGTACGACGCCGAGGTGTACGCCATCGACACCCGCACCGGCACCCAGCTGGCCCGCGTCAAGGTCGGCAGCGGACCGCACGGACTCGCCGTCTACCCGCAGCCCGGACGCTACTCACTGGGCCACACCGGCATCTTCCGCTGA
- a CDS encoding polysaccharide deacetylase family protein: MGRVTTTDRRTVLRATAGLAFTAGCATHGAVAHPAPSRSAGPSAGPPAPGPRRFPGRPAQLTHGPRTHPRVALTFHGNGDPATARALLSAAEEHGARITVLAVGTWLDEHPELARRILDGGHDLGNHTLHHLGVNDMSEADALAEIEGCADRLRRLTGSIGSWFRPSRAARASPLVERLAHRVGYPHVLSYDVDSLDFTSPGAPAITRKVLGEVRNGSVVSLHFGYADTVAALPAVLEALDRRGLSAVTTTELFS; this comes from the coding sequence ATGGGGCGAGTGACCACTACCGATCGTCGGACAGTGCTCCGCGCCACCGCCGGGCTCGCGTTCACCGCCGGGTGCGCCACCCATGGTGCCGTCGCTCATCCGGCCCCCTCCCGGTCCGCCGGCCCCTCGGCCGGACCCCCCGCCCCCGGCCCCCGCCGATTCCCCGGCCGCCCCGCCCAACTCACCCACGGCCCCCGCACCCACCCCCGCGTCGCCCTCACCTTCCACGGCAACGGCGACCCCGCCACCGCCAGGGCACTGCTCTCCGCAGCCGAGGAACACGGCGCCCGCATCACCGTCCTGGCCGTCGGCACCTGGCTCGACGAGCACCCCGAGCTCGCCCGCCGCATCCTCGACGGCGGCCATGACCTCGGCAACCACACCCTGCACCACCTCGGCGTCAACGACATGTCCGAGGCCGACGCGCTCGCCGAGATCGAGGGCTGCGCCGACCGGCTGCGCCGACTCACCGGCTCCATCGGCAGCTGGTTCCGGCCCTCGCGTGCCGCCCGGGCCTCGCCGCTCGTCGAACGGCTGGCCCACCGCGTCGGCTACCCGCACGTCCTGTCGTACGACGTCGACTCCCTGGACTTCACCTCGCCCGGCGCCCCCGCGATCACCCGCAAGGTGCTCGGCGAGGTCCGGAACGGGTCCGTGGTGAGCCTGCACTTCGGGTACGCCGACACGGTCGCCGCCCTCCCCGCCGTACTGGAAGCACTCGACCGCCGCGGCCTGTCCGCGGTGACCACCACGGAGCTGTTCAGCTGA
- a CDS encoding ATP-binding protein → MAGLEGIEQPRGHGRATAARWSPTVEDEHAQKALELFGDPTEAEVPLPSRPESAATARRLTQVVVLRQWGLTPKMTEDAVLLVSELVGNAVRHTGARVFGLRMRRRRGWIRVEVRDPSRGLPCLMPVQEMDISGRGLFLVDKLSDRWGVDLLPRGKTTWFEMRVADR, encoded by the coding sequence ATGGCGGGGCTGGAGGGTATCGAACAGCCGCGGGGACACGGCCGTGCGACCGCGGCGCGCTGGTCGCCCACGGTCGAGGACGAACACGCGCAGAAGGCGCTGGAGTTGTTCGGAGATCCCACCGAGGCGGAGGTTCCGCTTCCGTCCCGCCCCGAGTCCGCGGCCACGGCCCGCCGGCTGACCCAGGTCGTCGTCCTCCGCCAGTGGGGGCTCACCCCGAAGATGACCGAGGATGCCGTTTTACTCGTCTCCGAACTCGTGGGCAACGCGGTCCGGCACACGGGCGCGCGGGTGTTCGGGCTCCGGATGCGCCGGCGGCGGGGCTGGATCCGCGTCGAGGTGCGCGACCCCTCGCGCGGGCTGCCGTGTCTGATGCCGGTGCAGGAGATGGACATCAGCGGGCGGGGGCTGTTCCTGGTGGACAAGCTGTCCGACCGCTGGGGCGTCGATCTGCTGCCGCGGGGGAAGACGACGTGGTTCGAGATGCGGGTCGCCGATCGGTAG
- a CDS encoding enoyl-CoA hydratase/isomerase family protein produces MTVTLEVADGVGTILLDRPPMNALDVATQDRLKELAEEATRRDDVRAVVVYGGEKVFAAGADIKEMQAMDHTAMVLRARALQDSFTAVARIPKPVVAAVTGYALGGGCELALCADFRIAADNAKLGQPEILLGLIPGAGGTQRLARLIGPSKAKDLIFTGRMVKADEAERLGLVDRVVPAAEVYSEARAWAAKLAQGPAIALRAAKESIDTGLETDIDTGLAVERNWFAGLFATADREIGMRSFVEEGPGKAKFL; encoded by the coding sequence ATGACCGTGACTCTCGAAGTGGCCGACGGCGTCGGCACCATTCTTCTCGACCGTCCGCCCATGAACGCGCTGGACGTCGCCACCCAGGACCGGCTCAAGGAGCTCGCCGAGGAGGCCACGCGCCGTGACGATGTGCGGGCCGTGGTGGTCTACGGCGGGGAGAAGGTGTTCGCGGCCGGCGCGGACATCAAGGAGATGCAGGCCATGGACCACACCGCGATGGTCCTGCGCGCCCGCGCCCTCCAGGACTCGTTCACGGCCGTGGCCCGCATCCCCAAGCCGGTCGTCGCGGCCGTCACCGGCTATGCGCTGGGCGGCGGTTGCGAGCTGGCGCTGTGCGCGGACTTCCGGATCGCCGCCGACAACGCCAAGCTGGGCCAGCCCGAGATCCTGCTCGGTCTGATCCCGGGCGCCGGCGGCACCCAGCGCCTGGCCCGGCTCATCGGCCCGTCCAAGGCGAAGGACCTCATCTTCACCGGCCGGATGGTCAAGGCCGACGAGGCGGAGCGGCTGGGTCTGGTGGACCGGGTCGTCCCGGCCGCCGAGGTGTACAGCGAGGCGCGGGCGTGGGCGGCGAAGCTCGCGCAGGGTCCGGCGATCGCGCTGCGGGCCGCGAAGGAGTCGATCGACACGGGTCTGGAGACGGACATCGACACCGGGCTCGCCGTCGAACGGAACTGGTTCGCGGGCCTGTTCGCCACCGCCGACCGTGAGATCGGTATGCGCAGCTTCGTCGAGGAGGGCCCCGGGAAGGCGAAGTTCCTCTGA
- a CDS encoding L,D-transpeptidase, with amino-acid sequence MNVRPISGASVDARVRRRKGWMAVVSGVMLVAVTACGGGGGDSDGKAGAGKGEDASATESKQSAAVVAIAPKDGAKSVETSGALKVSATKGKLTTVEVKTAKGDKVDGKISADGASWTPSTHLAGATTYAVHAVAKDSEGREAAEDSSFTTLTPKNTFVGNFTPEDGSKVGVGMPFSIRFTRGITNPDDVEKAISIKTEPAVDVEGHWFGNDRLDFRPEEYWAEGTKVTVDLNLDGVEGRDGVYGKQAKTVSFTIGRNQVSVVDAKKHTMKVMQDGKVVKTLPVTTGKPGYDTWNGQMVISERLRVTRMNGETVGYGGEYDIKDVPDAMRLTNSGTFIHGNYWGGDAFGNYNASHGCVGLRDNRGGGDRSAPAAWFFDHSIIGDVVVVKHSNDATVAPDNGYNGWNMSWAEWKK; translated from the coding sequence TTGAACGTGCGACCGATATCGGGGGCGTCGGTTGACGCACGCGTGCGGCGACGCAAGGGCTGGATGGCCGTGGTGTCCGGAGTGATGCTGGTCGCCGTCACCGCGTGCGGTGGTGGCGGCGGGGACTCGGACGGCAAGGCCGGGGCGGGCAAGGGCGAGGACGCGAGCGCCACGGAGAGCAAGCAGTCGGCGGCCGTCGTCGCCATCGCGCCCAAGGACGGCGCGAAGTCCGTGGAGACCAGTGGCGCCCTCAAGGTGAGCGCCACCAAGGGCAAGCTGACGACGGTCGAGGTCAAGACCGCCAAGGGTGACAAGGTCGACGGGAAGATATCCGCCGACGGCGCCTCCTGGACGCCGTCCACCCACCTGGCCGGTGCCACCACCTACGCGGTGCACGCGGTCGCGAAGGACTCCGAGGGCCGTGAGGCCGCCGAGGACTCCAGCTTCACCACTCTGACGCCGAAGAACACCTTCGTCGGCAACTTCACGCCGGAGGACGGCTCGAAGGTCGGCGTCGGAATGCCCTTCTCGATCCGCTTCACCCGGGGCATCACCAACCCGGACGACGTCGAGAAGGCCATCAGCATCAAGACCGAGCCGGCCGTCGACGTCGAGGGCCACTGGTTCGGCAACGACCGCCTCGACTTCCGCCCTGAGGAGTACTGGGCCGAGGGCACCAAGGTCACCGTCGACCTCAACCTCGACGGCGTCGAGGGCCGTGACGGTGTCTACGGCAAGCAGGCCAAGACGGTCTCCTTCACCATCGGCCGCAACCAGGTCTCCGTCGTGGACGCCAAGAAGCACACGATGAAGGTCATGCAGGACGGCAAGGTCGTCAAGACCCTCCCGGTCACCACCGGCAAGCCCGGCTACGACACCTGGAACGGCCAGATGGTCATCAGCGAGCGGCTCCGGGTGACCCGCATGAACGGCGAGACGGTCGGCTACGGCGGCGAGTACGACATCAAGGACGTCCCCGACGCCATGCGCCTGACCAACTCGGGCACCTTCATCCACGGCAACTACTGGGGCGGCGACGCCTTCGGCAACTACAACGCCAGCCACGGCTGTGTGGGCCTGCGCGACAACCGCGGCGGCGGCGACCGCTCCGCGCCGGCCGCGTGGTTCTTCGACCACTCGATCATCGGCGACGTGGTGGTCGTGAAGCACTCCAACGACGCCACGGTGGCCCCGGACAACGGCTACAACGGCTGGAACATGTCCTGGGCGGAGTGGAAGAAGTAG
- a CDS encoding L,D-transpeptidase, translating to MRHVHGRARRAGAALAAVLTWAGLLAGCTSESGGLDLGGLGKPPAPQEVIRVTPDDGTKGVEQDSRLRVRVPSGRLESVRVVKYQDAQDTPVPGHISEDGLRWEPDDGRLALAAKYTVDAVALDGHGRRSARHTTFTTYVPDERFIGYVTPENRSTVGTGMIVSLGFNRDIENRAAVERAVHVTAKPPVEIRPHWFDKGRLDFRPEHYWKPGTQVTVSLRLRDIEGAPGVYGLQYKTFSFTVGRSQVSLVDAAKHTMQVRRDDELLATVPITAGAPRTTTYNGKMVITEMLEVTRMNSRTVGFGGEYDIPDVPHALRLTDSGTFLHGNYWAPDAPGKVNVSHGCVGLRDVKGGGSDTPAGWFFDRSLIGDVVEVVHSDDKKVAPDNGLGGWNMGWKEWKAGSAVK from the coding sequence GTGAGGCATGTACATGGGCGCGCTCGGCGCGCAGGGGCCGCTCTGGCCGCCGTACTGACATGGGCAGGACTGCTGGCCGGCTGCACTTCGGAGTCGGGCGGGCTCGACCTCGGCGGGCTCGGGAAACCGCCCGCACCGCAGGAGGTCATCCGGGTCACCCCGGACGACGGCACCAAGGGCGTGGAGCAGGACAGCCGGCTGCGGGTGCGTGTGCCCAGCGGGCGGCTCGAATCGGTGAGGGTGGTGAAGTACCAGGACGCGCAGGACACCCCGGTGCCCGGTCATATCTCCGAGGACGGGCTGAGGTGGGAGCCGGACGACGGGCGGCTCGCCCTCGCCGCGAAGTACACCGTCGACGCCGTCGCCCTCGACGGCCACGGCCGCCGCTCCGCCCGGCACACCACGTTCACCACCTACGTCCCCGACGAACGCTTCATCGGCTACGTCACCCCGGAGAACCGCTCCACGGTCGGCACCGGGATGATCGTCTCGCTGGGCTTCAACCGCGACATCGAGAACCGGGCGGCCGTCGAACGCGCCGTCCACGTCACCGCCAAGCCGCCCGTCGAGATCCGCCCGCACTGGTTCGACAAGGGCCGCCTCGACTTCCGCCCCGAGCACTACTGGAAGCCCGGCACCCAGGTGACGGTCTCGCTCCGCCTCCGGGACATCGAGGGCGCCCCCGGTGTCTACGGTTTGCAGTACAAGACGTTCTCCTTCACCGTCGGCCGCAGCCAGGTCTCCCTGGTCGACGCCGCCAAGCACACCATGCAGGTCAGACGGGACGACGAGCTGCTGGCCACGGTGCCGATCACGGCCGGGGCACCCCGCACCACCACCTACAACGGCAAGATGGTCATCACCGAGATGCTCGAAGTGACGCGTATGAACAGCCGCACGGTCGGCTTCGGCGGCGAGTACGACATCCCCGACGTCCCGCACGCCCTGCGGCTCACCGACTCCGGCACCTTCCTGCATGGCAACTACTGGGCGCCGGACGCCCCCGGCAAGGTCAATGTCAGCCACGGCTGTGTCGGTCTGCGGGATGTGAAGGGGGGCGGTTCGGACACCCCCGCGGGCTGGTTCTTCGACCGCAGCCTCATCGGTGACGTCGTCGAGGTCGTCCACAGTGATGACAAAAAGGTCGCTCCCGACAACGGGCTCGGAGGATGGAATATGGGATGGAAGGAGTGGAAGGCGGGCAGTGCGGTGAAGTAA
- the glgX gene encoding glycogen debranching protein GlgX, producing the protein MSSAAEQEAVADDVRPAVVNGARRTPSAPAVPVWPGAPVPLGARFRVGPDGVAGTNFALWAGGAEGVELCLFDEHGKETRARLTELTHEIWHGFVPGVMPGQRYGYRVHGRWDPWTGGRWNPAKLLLDPYARAVDGDFSLPPEVYGHVRDWPQQQVADTVRDDRDSAPFVPKGVVVHDDAPDDEWADDRRPKTPWADSVIYELHVRGFTKLHPGIPEELRGTYAGLAHPAAIEHLTKLGVTAVELLPVHQFAHEDHLLRRGLKNYWGYNSIGYFAPHAAYAASGTTGQQVGEFRAMVRALHEAGIEVILDVVYNHTAEAGELGPTLSLKGIDNRGYYRLQSDARRYADYTGCGNTLHVVQPHVLRLITDSLRYWVTEMGVDGFRFDLAAALARSMHDVDMLSPFLAVIAQDPVLRRVKLIAEPWDVGSGGYQVGAFPPLWTEWNDRYRNAVRDFWRGALPDVRDLGYRLSGSSDLYAWGGRRPYASVNFITAHDGFTLRDMVSYERKHNEANGEGNRDGSNDNRSWNCGAEGETDEERVRALRRRQLRNLLTTLLLSTGVPMLVAGDELGRTQRGNNNAYCQDNEISWLDWGLLEQPGWKALFELTSRLIALRHQHPVLRRRAFFSGRAHSADGLRDLAWFTARGAEMTERDWYAPAATLGMYLSGRDIPGRDERGDAVLDDSFLAVLHAGDRPASFVLPGPPWAERYEVVVDTSREEQGTAPEVVHRAGAAITVPARAVLLLRVG; encoded by the coding sequence GTGTCCAGCGCAGCCGAGCAGGAGGCGGTGGCCGACGACGTACGTCCGGCTGTCGTGAACGGTGCGCGGCGCACGCCGTCGGCGCCGGCCGTGCCCGTGTGGCCGGGTGCGCCCGTGCCGTTGGGGGCCCGGTTCCGGGTGGGTCCGGACGGGGTCGCGGGCACCAACTTCGCGTTGTGGGCGGGCGGTGCGGAGGGCGTCGAGCTGTGTCTCTTCGACGAGCACGGCAAGGAGACCCGGGCCCGGCTGACCGAGCTGACGCACGAGATCTGGCACGGGTTCGTGCCGGGCGTCATGCCGGGTCAGCGGTACGGCTATCGGGTGCACGGGCGCTGGGACCCCTGGACCGGCGGGCGCTGGAACCCGGCGAAGCTGCTCCTCGACCCGTACGCCCGTGCCGTGGACGGCGACTTCAGTCTGCCGCCCGAGGTGTACGGGCATGTCCGCGACTGGCCCCAGCAGCAGGTCGCCGACACCGTGCGCGACGACCGGGACTCGGCGCCGTTCGTCCCCAAGGGCGTGGTCGTCCACGACGACGCCCCCGACGACGAGTGGGCGGACGACCGCCGCCCGAAGACACCGTGGGCGGACTCGGTCATCTACGAGCTGCATGTACGGGGCTTCACCAAGCTGCACCCCGGCATTCCCGAGGAACTGCGCGGAACCTACGCGGGGTTGGCGCATCCCGCCGCCATCGAGCACCTCACCAAGCTCGGTGTCACGGCCGTCGAGCTGCTGCCCGTCCACCAGTTCGCGCACGAGGACCATCTGCTGCGCCGCGGCCTGAAGAACTACTGGGGCTACAACTCCATCGGCTACTTCGCCCCGCACGCCGCCTACGCCGCCTCCGGCACCACCGGCCAGCAGGTCGGCGAGTTCCGCGCCATGGTGCGCGCACTGCACGAGGCCGGGATCGAGGTCATCCTCGACGTGGTCTACAACCACACTGCGGAAGCGGGGGAGTTGGGCCCGACGCTGTCGTTGAAGGGCATCGACAACCGGGGCTACTACCGACTCCAGTCGGACGCCCGCAGGTACGCCGACTACACCGGCTGCGGCAACACCCTGCACGTCGTACAGCCGCACGTCCTGCGCCTCATCACCGACTCGCTGCGCTACTGGGTCACCGAGATGGGCGTCGACGGCTTCCGCTTCGACCTGGCCGCGGCGCTGGCGCGCTCGATGCACGACGTCGACATGCTGTCCCCGTTTCTCGCGGTGATCGCCCAGGACCCGGTGCTGCGGCGGGTGAAGCTGATCGCCGAGCCGTGGGACGTGGGGTCGGGCGGGTATCAGGTGGGCGCCTTTCCCCCGCTGTGGACGGAGTGGAACGACCGCTATCGCAACGCCGTACGGGACTTCTGGCGCGGTGCGCTGCCGGACGTACGGGACCTGGGGTACCGGCTGTCGGGGTCGAGCGACCTGTACGCGTGGGGCGGGCGACGCCCGTACGCGTCGGTCAACTTCATCACCGCGCACGACGGTTTCACGCTGCGCGACATGGTGTCGTACGAACGCAAGCACAACGAGGCCAACGGCGAGGGCAACCGGGACGGTTCGAACGACAACCGGTCGTGGAACTGCGGCGCCGAGGGCGAGACGGACGAGGAGCGTGTACGGGCGCTGCGGCGGCGGCAGTTGCGCAATCTGCTCACCACGCTGCTGCTGTCGACGGGCGTGCCGATGCTGGTCGCGGGTGACGAGTTGGGCCGGACCCAGCGCGGGAACAACAACGCCTACTGCCAGGACAACGAGATCAGCTGGCTGGACTGGGGGCTGCTGGAACAGCCGGGCTGGAAGGCGCTGTTCGAGCTGACGTCCCGGCTGATCGCGCTCCGGCACCAGCACCCGGTGCTGCGTCGGCGGGCCTTCTTCTCCGGGCGGGCGCACTCCGCCGACGGGCTGCGCGATCTGGCGTGGTTCACCGCGCGGGGAGCGGAGATGACGGAACGCGACTGGTACGCGCCGGCCGCCACGCTCGGCATGTACCTCTCCGGGCGGGACATCCCGGGCCGCGACGAGCGCGGGGACGCCGTCCTCGACGACAGCTTCCTCGCCGTGCTGCACGCCGGGGACCGTCCGGCGAGCTTCGTGCTGCCGGGTCCGCCGTGGGCGGAACGGTACGAGGTCGTCGTCGACACCTCGCGGGAGGAGCAGGGGACGGCGCCGGAGGTCGTGCACCGGGCGGGGGCGGCGATCACGGTTCCGGCGCGGGCGGTTCTGCTGCTGCGCGTGGGGTAA
- a CDS encoding sulfatase family protein: MPKISRRTFGGLVGGGAVTAVAGTTTAAEAAEAEPAPAERPFKARSGSPGRRPNILVILGDDLGWADLSSYGAPHIKTPHLDRLARQGVRFTDAYSGSATCSPTRFSLYTGRYPGRTPGGLAEPIGNRTQGLDPNHPTLASLLKKAGYATALIGKWHCGWLPDYSPTKSGWDEFFGNHGGVLEYFSKLGQLGDYDLYEGDATYKDLRYYTEVLTERAVEYVGRKHDRPWLLNLNFTTPHWPWLAEGDEETGAEIEAKIRAATSQAEVVAALNHYDGGSVEKYAEMVESLDAAVGEVLAALRRSGQEENTVVVFASDNGGERYSYNWPLSGEKFVLLEGGIRVPTILRWPARVDGHQVSHEPNFSPDWTATLLEFGGARPDPAYPLDGTSLAGYLLRGEELPERDLFWRVRANRALRRGDWKYYRDADNDDHLYNLAADSREQADLAPDKPELLAELKAAWEKTAAGLLPYPD, encoded by the coding sequence ATGCCGAAGATCTCCCGCCGTACGTTCGGTGGTCTCGTCGGCGGCGGTGCCGTGACCGCTGTCGCCGGTACGACCACCGCCGCCGAGGCCGCCGAAGCCGAACCCGCCCCCGCCGAGCGCCCGTTCAAGGCGCGGTCCGGTTCCCCTGGCCGGCGCCCCAACATCCTCGTCATCCTCGGTGACGACCTCGGCTGGGCCGACCTCTCCTCGTACGGCGCCCCGCACATCAAGACGCCGCACCTCGACCGCCTGGCCCGGCAGGGCGTGCGGTTCACGGACGCGTACTCGGGGTCGGCGACCTGCTCACCGACCCGGTTCAGCCTGTACACCGGCCGCTATCCGGGCCGTACGCCGGGCGGGCTCGCCGAGCCGATCGGCAACCGGACGCAGGGCCTCGACCCGAACCACCCCACTCTCGCCTCCCTGCTGAAGAAGGCCGGTTACGCCACCGCCCTCATCGGCAAATGGCACTGCGGCTGGCTGCCCGACTACAGCCCCACCAAGTCGGGCTGGGACGAGTTCTTCGGCAACCACGGAGGCGTGCTGGAGTACTTCTCCAAGCTCGGCCAGCTCGGCGACTACGACCTCTACGAGGGCGACGCCACCTACAAGGACCTGCGCTACTACACGGAGGTCCTGACCGAGCGGGCCGTCGAGTACGTGGGCCGGAAACACGACAGGCCCTGGCTGCTGAACCTCAACTTCACCACCCCGCACTGGCCCTGGCTCGCGGAGGGCGACGAGGAGACCGGCGCCGAGATCGAGGCGAAGATCCGCGCCGCCACGTCCCAGGCGGAGGTCGTGGCCGCGCTCAACCACTACGACGGCGGCTCGGTCGAGAAGTACGCGGAGATGGTGGAGTCCCTGGACGCGGCCGTCGGCGAGGTGCTCGCCGCGCTGCGCCGCTCCGGGCAGGAGGAGAACACGGTCGTGGTGTTCGCCAGCGACAACGGCGGCGAGCGCTACTCCTACAACTGGCCGCTCAGCGGCGAGAAGTTCGTCCTCCTGGAGGGCGGTATCCGCGTCCCGACGATCCTGCGCTGGCCCGCCCGTGTCGACGGCCACCAGGTCAGCCACGAGCCGAACTTCTCCCCCGACTGGACGGCGACCCTGCTGGAGTTCGGCGGCGCCCGCCCCGACCCGGCGTACCCCCTGGACGGCACGAGCCTCGCGGGCTATCTCCTGCGCGGCGAGGAGCTGCCGGAGCGCGACCTGTTCTGGCGGGTGCGGGCCAACCGGGCGCTACGGCGCGGCGACTGGAAGTACTACCGGGACGCCGACAACGACGACCACCTCTACAACCTGGCCGCCGACTCCCGCGAACAGGCCGATCTCGCCCCGGACAAGCCGGAGTTGCTGGCCGAGCTGAAGGCGGCGTGGGAGAAGACCGCGGCCGGCCTTCTGCCCTACCCCGACTAG